A window of Pseudomonadota bacterium contains these coding sequences:
- a CDS encoding SDR family NAD(P)-dependent oxidoreductase, which yields MGFLEGKKALVVGVASNRSIAWGISQAMRREGAELAFTYLGDKLKGRLEQMAHECGSEIVLPCDVASDEQIQKVFDSLKQIWGHVDIIVHSVAFANREELDGDFHISTTREGFRLAHEISSYSFTALAKAGFPLMEGRSAAMLTMSYLGAVRSIPHYNVMGLAKASLEANVRYLAYSMGPSGIRVNGISAGPIKTLAAAGISDFRKLLEHNQQFSPLRRNATIEEVGNVGAFLCSDLASAVTGEITYVDCGYNITAMDIAEEG from the coding sequence ATGGGTTTTCTGGAAGGGAAAAAGGCCCTCGTCGTCGGCGTGGCCAGCAACCGATCCATCGCTTGGGGTATCTCCCAGGCCATGCGTCGCGAGGGTGCGGAACTGGCGTTTACCTATCTCGGCGACAAGTTGAAAGGTCGCCTGGAGCAGATGGCTCACGAATGCGGATCAGAGATTGTTTTGCCCTGTGACGTCGCCAGCGATGAACAGATCCAAAAAGTCTTCGACAGCTTGAAACAGATCTGGGGGCATGTGGACATCATTGTGCACTCGGTCGCCTTCGCCAACCGTGAAGAACTGGACGGCGATTTCCATATCTCGACAACGCGCGAGGGTTTTCGTCTGGCCCATGAAATCAGCTCCTACAGCTTTACGGCGCTGGCAAAAGCCGGGTTTCCACTGATGGAAGGTCGAAGCGCTGCGATGCTGACCATGAGCTACCTCGGCGCGGTACGCTCCATCCCGCATTACAATGTGATGGGTTTGGCAAAGGCGAGTTTGGAGGCCAATGTACGTTATCTGGCTTACTCCATGGGTCCAAGCGGGATTCGTGTCAATGGCATCTCCGCCGGACCGATCAAAACGCTGGCAGCAGCGGGCATCAGCGATTTCCGTAAACTACTGGAGCACAACCAGCAGTTTTCACCGTTGAGACGGAATGCAACCATTGAGGAAGTAGGGAACGTTGGCGCCTTCCTTTGTTCAGACTTGGCCTCCGCCGTAACCGGCGAAATAACCTATGTCGATTGCGGTTACAACATCACTGCGATGGACATCGCCGAAGAAGGATAG
- a CDS encoding NAD(P)/FAD-dependent oxidoreductase, translating to MHTTEVLIVGGGPAGSSCAWRLKQHGIDCLLLDREAFPRLKLCAGWITPQVVSDLELNIADYPHSFLTFETTVVHLYGMSFRLTAPQHSIRRIEFDDWLLKRSGAPMINHDVRTIKEVDGGYLIDNQYHGKYLIGAGGTRCPVYRTFFRQHNPRAKTLQVVALELEFPFHWRNGDCHLWFFEHRLPGYAWYVPKAEGYLNIGIGGMATRLSDRGSDIKDHWSRFTEKLRKSRLIPTTELEPSGYSYYLRSEIDTPRLGNAFVIGDSSGLATRDMCEGIGPAIRSGLQAADTIATGTTFDLEPVSRTSLNHRLAARFLEYRFCRA from the coding sequence ATGCACACAACCGAGGTTCTGATCGTAGGCGGCGGACCCGCAGGATCCAGTTGTGCATGGCGTTTAAAGCAGCACGGTATCGACTGTCTACTGCTCGACCGCGAGGCTTTTCCTCGGCTCAAACTATGTGCCGGGTGGATCACGCCTCAAGTTGTCAGCGACCTGGAGCTAAATATTGCCGATTATCCCCACAGCTTTCTCACCTTCGAGACAACGGTCGTTCACCTGTATGGAATGAGCTTCAGGCTCACGGCACCGCAGCACTCGATACGCCGCATCGAATTCGACGACTGGTTACTGAAGCGTTCCGGAGCCCCGATGATCAATCACGATGTACGCACCATCAAGGAAGTTGACGGCGGCTACCTTATCGACAATCAATACCACGGCAAGTACCTCATCGGCGCAGGAGGTACGCGCTGTCCTGTATACCGTACGTTCTTTCGACAACACAATCCCCGCGCCAAGACGTTACAGGTGGTCGCTCTGGAGCTGGAATTCCCTTTTCACTGGCGTAACGGTGACTGTCATCTCTGGTTCTTCGAACACAGGTTGCCAGGCTACGCCTGGTACGTGCCCAAAGCGGAGGGGTACCTCAATATCGGGATTGGTGGAATGGCCACGCGGTTGAGTGACCGGGGTAGTGACATTAAGGATCATTGGTCACGTTTTACCGAAAAACTGCGAAAATCCCGATTGATCCCTACAACAGAACTCGAACCAAGCGGCTACAGCTATTACCTGCGTTCCGAGATTGATACCCCCCGGCTAGGGAATGCATTCGTTATTGGCGACTCTTCCGGATTGGCGACGCGTGATATGTGCGAAGGTATCGGTCCGGCTATCCGCAGCGGCTTGCAGGCAGCCGATACGATTGCAACAGGAACGACTTTCGATCTCGAACCGGTATCACGAACCAGCTTGAACCACCGTCTTGCTGCGAGGTTTCTCGAGTATCGATTTTGCAGAGCCTGA